A genomic region of Rhodococcus sp. B50 contains the following coding sequences:
- a CDS encoding YciI family protein: MALFAVIWSYTTDASVKEAAHADHLVFVKDAAAKGVLQEAGAWADGAGALLVFKADSEADLQALLATDPYVTQGVVVDQSIYQWKPVIGPLVGI, from the coding sequence ATGGCCCTGTTCGCTGTTATCTGGTCGTACACCACTGACGCATCCGTCAAAGAGGCTGCTCATGCCGACCACCTGGTCTTCGTCAAGGACGCGGCCGCCAAAGGCGTGCTGCAGGAAGCGGGCGCCTGGGCCGACGGGGCCGGCGCGTTGCTCGTGTTTAAGGCGGACAGCGAAGCAGACCTGCAGGCCCTGCTCGCCACGGACCCCTATGTCACGCAGGGTGTTGTCGTCGACCAGAGCATCTACCAGTGGAAGCCCGTCATCGGACCCCTCGTAGGGATCTGA
- a CDS encoding alpha/beta hydrolase translates to MSVSKESLFLNDLYSSWLRRSEGMDLAGQRDMFEEWHLPTIEPTDVTYEEVTANGVPATWAKPLGAAEDRVIVFTHGGGFVTGSRFSHRKLAAHLAKLAGVHALVVDYRLAPEAKHPAQLEDCIAVHKWLRTQGYKAEHTATVGDSAGAHLAISTVFELAGMALPIPAAVVALSPWLDMEIKGLTIESNDAVDVLAKRAVLEMMRENFLTDLSEATDPRANPLLRDYTDFPPVYVSVGGYETLLDDSRRVVELIEKAGSEAVLDVVDEQQHVFHFNAGRAPEADQALNRIAQWLRPKLGLA, encoded by the coding sequence ATGTCCGTGAGCAAAGAATCGCTGTTCCTCAACGACCTGTACTCGTCCTGGCTTCGACGGTCCGAAGGTATGGATCTCGCAGGTCAGCGAGACATGTTCGAAGAATGGCATCTTCCCACCATCGAACCCACCGATGTCACGTATGAAGAAGTGACAGCCAACGGTGTGCCGGCAACATGGGCCAAGCCGCTGGGCGCCGCCGAAGACCGGGTGATCGTCTTCACGCACGGCGGCGGATTCGTGACAGGTTCACGCTTTTCCCATCGCAAGCTTGCCGCACACCTCGCCAAGCTGGCAGGAGTTCACGCACTCGTGGTGGACTACCGACTCGCGCCGGAGGCAAAGCATCCAGCACAGCTCGAAGACTGCATTGCCGTGCACAAGTGGCTCCGTACGCAGGGCTACAAGGCAGAACATACGGCGACGGTCGGCGACTCGGCAGGCGCACATCTCGCCATCTCGACAGTGTTCGAACTTGCGGGTATGGCACTTCCCATTCCGGCCGCCGTTGTCGCTCTTTCGCCGTGGCTCGATATGGAGATCAAGGGGTTGACGATCGAATCGAACGACGCAGTCGACGTCCTGGCCAAGAGGGCAGTCCTCGAGATGATGCGGGAGAATTTCCTGACCGACCTCTCGGAAGCGACGGACCCGCGGGCAAACCCCCTGCTCAGGGACTACACAGACTTCCCTCCCGTCTATGTATCGGTCGGCGGCTATGAGACTCTGCTCGACGACTCGCGCCGGGTCGTCGAGTTGATCGAAAAGGCAGGGAGCGAAGCCGTGCTCGACGTGGTCGACGAACAGCAGCATGTCTTCCACTTCAACGCGGGACGAGCACCCGAGGCGGATCAGGCACTGAACCGGATCGCCCAGTGGCTACGGCCGAAGTTGGGGCTCGCCTGA